The DNA sequence GGCCAGTGCTGCCTTCTCTGTTGCGCCAATTCCATTTGTTGTTTGGTGCTAACAAGAAGATGTCTTGACCAAACTCATTGATCTTTTGAGGAAACACccagttaaaaaaattatttaaataataataaaaattaattttgtgggggttttatttgtattttgtgaGGGTTTTAAAcctttataaaattattttcaataatataGCTAATTACTACCACTGCTACCACTACTTTCTTCATCCTCATTATTATGGCTCCtacttctattatttttattgatttatcaTAATCATTATCTCCTCTACCGTCATCATCACTAATACCAATATTATCAACATTAaagttctcttttttttatttcttattcgatgttatttttttcttttaaaaagtatttgtactataattactatttttttgtggcatcattttcattgaTAATTTTTCTTCACTTAACCACCATTGGTGAaggaatttttcaaaaacaaacttATTAATTTGTGGAGGTTTAAAAGCCCccacaaaatacaaataaaacacCCACAAAaccaatttttattattatttaaataatttttttaacagagGGATCATATTGtcccaaaataaaaagattGGGGATCAAAGTGTCATTTTTTTTGGACAGAGATCGCTTTGTCCTTCGTGCAAATGGACAAGGATCAAGTTGGGTGTTTACTATTGATCTTTTTCTAAATAGTAGTTATTGAAACAAGAGTTAATCATTGTGAACTTTAAAGTACTGCAAAAAATTAATCAAGTTttttagtgaaggaaaaattTGATTATACATACCAGAGCTGCATTCTTTTGGTTAAAGGCTATAACATCTGCCAAGGATCTCACCGGCGAAACCACCAAGTTCTTGAGATAAGAATTGAAGGATAGTTTGAACTCAGAAGCAAGTGCTACTGCCTCACCACTTTTGGTCACATTTAAGATATCATTGATATTGGTTATCTGGAGATTATCTACCACAACTGCTCCTTGATGTCTTCAATTTTCATGTTATATATACATTTTCATTAGGTAGGTGTACTGATTGAgaaaatgaaatattttataaaattaaacatttaaagcttatattaatttttacctTGAGGTCTGAAAATGCTTCTCAAACTGTGGAGCCACATTGGAGGCTAAAAGGCCAAAGAATGGGTTCCTTGCTATTCCAAGTCTCTTCCCTTTGAGTCCATTTTGATTAAGAAATTGTTTGAATCCACCTTGAGGAATGTACTTAGACCAAGTTGTAGTTGCTGGATCATTGTAATCAATCCCAGAAATTACATCAAGAACAAAGACAGCATCAGATACTGTCCTAATCAATAATAACATtaagcaaaaaaataaataattaaagaaattaattttcttttactaCTTGAATTAATAGTTGGTGTAactatcttttttaatttttttaacaaattaaaaaagtgTTTCTAAAAAcctttttaattaaatgaaaGTATTTTATAATACACtattaatattttgtaaaataatataatattataactatttataaaatctcgtatttttttataactaataATCCTTTTTGtaaatacacaaatatattcttagattttttatttatttctttcatGTAAACATATTTTAGTTGTTAATTTTCTATCGTACTCAAAATGATAGTCTGAATTTGCgtgatattatttaaataacttaATGCTAATATTAggatttgattaatttaatttcaaaaaaatgttctaatttaatattaattatactAAACATAAATTATACTACAATTGTACCTAATTTTGGTTCTTAAACTagataatcaaattattatatcactaattaaaattttattctctaattttaaaagaattataattaaatgaatatactctaattaaaaaaattaataaattaaacataattttcaaattgaattttgagaaaagaataatattttaaaatttatctaaGACATGAAAATCTTGTGATTAGTTTGTTTTAGGTAGTTATATTGATATTTTGTTTCCTAATGTATTggatataattttattttgatatgttttttattatagcattaatcaataattatttttaatcttaaaaaatattatacttATGAAAAGAgtatgaattttaaattaattaatggtAGCAttctatataattatattattaagagaaaaataatattctCATTTATTACTAATTATGCTTTTCTTAAATTAtacaaattatattataattatataaactatttgtttttaaattagagaatcaaattattatattattaattaataatttattttctatttttaaaagcATTATGCAATTGTTTTACCGTTAAAAAGTTTTCGTCGAAAACATTTCCATAGAAAAATTAGCAACTTAGCATACAACTTTATGTATATATCTTGAGTgtattattttcttaatttagtTCATTATCAACATATTTAAATGAATTGTAGCCTTTACTTTTGTCTAACTATGGGCAAGTGCcgaattttaatatattaaaattgtcATAGTTAAATTATACTGTTTGTACacaattataatatttaaacagaaagataaaataataaaagaatctattattttaaaaaccaaaataCTAACGGAATTCTTTTCATGATTATTTTGAAGTAATTTTACGTTTTTAGCTAATTAGCAACCTTATCCTATCATATGGTGTTGAACAAAGGATTCTTTGATTGTCTCAAGATTGTTAAGTACCATTAACTTAGAGTGTCACCAAATTCCAAACACCAGCTATATATAAGTACTACCTTTAACTTTAAATTTCAATTGCCTATTTTTTTCCTCTCTACTTTTTtgaatatatttatatattaatgtATAGAATGGCTATGGATTGTGTATCAACTATCAAGGACTTAAACATAACTGATGGCAAAACTATAATTTTCACTTCTTTTAAGTTACTTACAATTGCATTTAACATAAAGAATTGAGTCCATTATAGCAGTGGCGGAGCCACGTTATGAGCAAGGGGGGCaattcccccccccccccccccccaaactAATAAAATGTATGtataagtttttaattttttagtttaacccctttttaatttttaatttttctttcttcttaactTATATTTTTCATGTTAGCCCCTTCTAAAATAATTTCTAGCTCCGCCCCTGCATTATAGGCCAATGCATGAAAATGTTGTTgcaatcaaatttaatttctaGCAATAAATTTAAAGTTCAATCCCTAACAAATTCAACTCAATAATAATTtctaacaacaaaaatattagTTAAGTAATTATTTGAATAAGACAATAACAAATTCAATGTTTACTGatgataattaataaaaaattcatcTTAATGATGATTTTAAACAGCAAAAAAACAAATTATTCAAGGTCTAGTAGTAATAATTACTTAATTAGTAATAAATTTATGTCAATGATGATTTTCAGCAAAAACAAACTAGTTCAATAATATTTtcaacaataaattaaaatcaaaatacagtaatttaaattttagctTTGTTGCTGAAAATAtcattgaataataataatatgatccgtaagcatctttaaaaaaagacattttaaaCGTTTTTATGTGAATATTtgttataaatattttgttttatgtttggtaaatctaaaaaatttatatatttatgcttaaaatttttaaaagttagagatgcttttaaaaattagtttgtacttatttaaatttaatttttatattaatatttattataatatttttaaattttaaaaataattttattaaatatactTGTTGTTACTTATAGttattaaaagttatttttaatttaatttactaaatataaatactataatttaaaaaaattttaaaatttaatttttataaactatttttaaaattaaaaattttacctAACCAAAATATAATTTACTGTAGCATGTGTAGGTGCTATAAGCTATGGGATTATGTAAattattatacatataaaaaaagcAATCTTCTTATatgtattatataaaataagaataatcaTTAAGAGTTTTAATGCATgcttttaattatctttttaacacgtaaaagagtaaataaaaatataaaaataaaaaatacaatatttttttaaagttaaaaaaacaattaaaaaataaatcagaatttccaaccatttttcataaaataattttgaaccGTAGATGATAAAGTATTGATTCTCCAAAATTAACCTAGTGCACATGGGACATTAGGACAATGGCTATATCATTGGCAGTTTGGCACTAGTCAACAActatttcttgttcttcttttgattgtgtcaaattaaaataaaaaaaggataaaataaaaaaaatatatttagtcggccgaaaaaaaaaaaaaagaagaagaagagaggagaagaaaaataaaagaaaattactaaGTTTACACAAGCGACAAAGCTTGATTGTGAATCATGGATTTGAGTTTGAACTTTGAGGTGAGCCTCTGTcactttcttttatcttttctctttttttcaaatCTGGTTTCGTTCCATTCCATTCCAAGCTCAACCGCACACGCATCCTAATCAAATCAAACAGGGTCGCAATTCTTTACAATTCTATCAAATTGCGCGTTTCTTTGCAGCATTAATTTCCCGCTTCCGAATTCCCATCACATTGAATCTCGCCACCATCATAAAGGTTCCTGCTCTTTCTTCACCGTTAATCAAaattactttttcttttccttttaattttattatgaagATCCCAATTTTGTGAGAAAAATTGgacctttttttttaaaagggaaaattatcttatcttattgcATGTTTAGTCAGAATTTGTTACCATTTGTGTGTTGGTTGTTATGGCAGGATTGCACATGAGGTTTGATCTCATTATCAAGCAGTAGTTACCTGAATCTGATTCCCATCACTTGAACATTGTGTTTCAGGATTAAAATTTAGGTATTTTGTCTATGGTCTTCTTGAAAGCTTTCATGCTTCAGTGTTTAGTATAGAGCTTAGAGGTGTTTGATGAAAGGCATGGCTTGGAGTACTACATCTAAAGGCTCTTCCATAATTTCTTCGAATCGAAAGCCAATTTCGTGGATTGCAGTTTCAGTAGGAGTACTTGCAGTTTTCTTAATTTATGCTTCTTGGGGACTTGTATCATACCCTATTGGATCCACTGTTCATAGTCATTTTTATGGTGTAGATAATACAGCAAAGGTAGATGTGTCAGTACCTTCAAAAAATGAAAATTCTAAGGATGCTCAATTGAATAGAAGTTCAGATCTTGTTGATAATAAACAATCTTTGGATCTAGATTCTCCCACGGTTTCATCTGATCAATCTAGTGGTAGCAGCATAGAACAAGCTGATAGTAACTCAAACTCACAAGCAGGGTTGAGTGAGCAGACATCAGAGCAATCTCTGGTTAACAAGGAGGTGAATGAAATAGAATCTACTGATAGAGCGGGTTCTGATTCGCAAGAATCTTCAACTTCATTTGATGGAAGTAAGGATGCAGTCAATAGTATATTGCCTTCTAAATTCGATTCACAGGTTGATATGGTTTCGACGGCAACTTTGCCAGTGGCTGGTAATGATACAAGTATTGTAAAAAATGAGGAACTGGCCTCTGTGGATTTGACCAGTCAGTCCAGTGCATCTGATGAGGAACCCGTGTCATCTAGTGATTCCACATCAAAGGCAGTTCCAGAGCCAATAGAGAAGCGAGATAGCGCATCTTCTGCTGGTTCAGCTAATCCAGGTTGCAGTTGTGATAATCATATTGTTTTATTGTATTACTCTTTGATTTATATAATCAATTACAACATAAAattgttttttcttcttcgcCTCTTTTGGGAACACATTGGAGCAATAATTTcattattagtttaattttattattatgacTTGGAACATGCTTATGAAGTGATTTATGTGTAATACTTGTTTATTATGTGTCCACTTAACTTAATGAGGGGAATATAGATTTAGTATTCAACATATGTACTACATACAGCCTCACACATTAAAGTTTTTCTATCATAGAGTATAGGCTTCGGTGGGGAGAAAGAGATTGAAATAGTATAGCCagaaaatcatttttttttcttttccctgTATAATAAGATGGCTGTAGCAATCTTACTATTTATATATTTCTATGACTCCTATAATGAAGGCTCTAAATTAGATTCCTTGCTTTTACTTGTATAACTTGATGCTAGTATGATTTCATAGTAAGCGCTCTTTTAGTTTGATCTTtgtttatattataaattatgaGTTAATCAATAGATttgtgaaaaatatttgatatcttttaggTTGAGATAGGATAATAAAACTAGTATTTGTATCTTATTACCAAAA is a window from the Arachis stenosperma cultivar V10309 chromosome 3, arast.V10309.gnm1.PFL2, whole genome shotgun sequence genome containing:
- the LOC130965378 gene encoding probable amidase At4g34880; amino-acid sequence: MLLLIRTVSDAVFVLDVISGIDYNDPATTTWSKYIPQGGFKQFLNQNGLKGKRLGIARNPFFGLLASNVAPQFEKHFQTSRHQGAVVVDNLQITNINDILNVTKSGEAVALASEFKLSFNSYLKNLVVSPVRSLADVIAFNQKNAALINEFGQDIFLLAPNNKWNWRNREGSTGQSSKTIKRRL